A genomic segment from Candidatus Eisenbacteria bacterium encodes:
- the rsmH gene encoding 16S rRNA (cytosine(1402)-N(4))-methyltransferase RsmH encodes MSGSGWRSSSRTSHPLGFRGTSPLFGGGARGPRADSRARPNRTGTRKTLAASAWDALGPRGAVPETRETPMGHTPVLESEVPRFLVWDADGLYVDGTVGCGGHARGILRHLSASGRLWGFDWDADVLEIARAALAGEEGRVRLFNESFSRIGERLAEEGALAHGIFVDLGLNSAVLDQPSRGFQYADPTAPLDMRMDLSLSRTAGDLLRDLEEEELITLLRELGEVRRPRAAARAIVRGRERAPIETAGDLASILRRAGALPGGPAELSRIFQALRMRVNRELEEIDSLLRHASDWLVPGGRLLVIAYESLSDRRVKQLHRKEPGADREPRFRMLTKKVVRPGRDEVLGNARARSARLRALERKD; translated from the coding sequence ATGAGCGGGTCCGGATGGAGGAGTTCATCCAGGACCTCTCACCCCTTGGGGTTTCGAGGAACTAGCCCGCTCTTCGGAGGCGGCGCACGCGGTCCGAGGGCCGACTCTCGGGCAAGACCCAATCGCACCGGGACGCGCAAAACCCTAGCCGCGTCGGCATGGGACGCTCTCGGACCGCGAGGCGCCGTACCGGAGACAAGGGAAACCCCGATGGGCCACACGCCCGTGCTGGAGAGCGAGGTTCCTCGATTCCTCGTCTGGGACGCGGATGGGCTGTACGTGGACGGGACCGTCGGCTGCGGAGGTCACGCCAGGGGCATCCTCCGGCATCTCTCCGCCAGCGGCCGCCTGTGGGGATTCGACTGGGATGCGGACGTGCTTGAGATCGCCAGGGCCGCGCTCGCCGGAGAAGAGGGACGCGTGAGGCTATTCAACGAATCGTTCTCCCGGATCGGGGAGCGTCTCGCAGAAGAAGGCGCCCTCGCGCATGGCATCTTCGTCGATCTCGGTCTGAACTCCGCGGTGCTCGACCAGCCTTCGCGCGGATTCCAGTACGCCGATCCGACGGCTCCCCTCGACATGCGGATGGACCTCAGCCTGTCGCGGACGGCCGGGGACCTCCTGCGCGATCTCGAGGAGGAGGAGTTGATCACGCTCTTGCGCGAGCTGGGCGAGGTCCGCCGGCCGAGGGCCGCGGCGCGGGCGATCGTGCGGGGTCGCGAGCGCGCGCCGATCGAGACGGCAGGAGATCTCGCCTCGATCCTGCGGCGGGCCGGAGCCCTCCCGGGAGGGCCCGCCGAACTCTCGCGGATCTTCCAGGCCCTGAGAATGAGGGTCAACCGCGAGCTGGAGGAGATCGACTCGCTTCTCCGCCACGCGTCCGACTGGCTCGTGCCGGGAGGCCGGCTGCTCGTCATCGCCTATGAGTCGCTCAGCGACAGGCGGGTCAAGCAGCTCCACAGAAAGGAACCGGGGGCGGACCGAGAGCCCCGATTCCGGATGCTCACCAAGAAAGTCGTGCGTCCCGGAAGGGACGAAGTCCTGGGGAATGCCAGGGCCCGATCGGCGAGGCTGCGGGCCCTCGAAAGGAAGGACTGA
- the mraZ gene encoding division/cell wall cluster transcriptional repressor MraZ has translation MIPFVGTFIHAMDRKGRTNVPAKHREIMKLANATHLILIRGFDGCLFLLPPSTWEKFQARFEREEFQSEREARYFERLMLHDADVQKPDAQGRIQINQGLRDFASLEREVLIYGANTRIELWSPRLFQEYQASGKKSSGTIEELASSYFRHRD, from the coding sequence GTGATTCCCTTTGTCGGGACATTCATCCACGCGATGGACCGGAAGGGAAGGACCAACGTCCCCGCCAAGCACCGCGAGATCATGAAGCTCGCCAACGCGACCCATCTGATCCTCATCCGTGGTTTCGATGGCTGTCTCTTTCTCCTTCCCCCCTCGACATGGGAGAAGTTCCAGGCCCGATTCGAGCGCGAGGAGTTCCAGTCCGAGCGCGAGGCCCGCTACTTCGAGCGGCTGATGCTGCACGACGCGGACGTCCAGAAGCCCGACGCGCAAGGGCGCATACAGATTAACCAAGGTCTGCGCGATTTCGCAAGTCTCGAGCGCGAGGTGCTGATCTACGGCGCGAACACGCGGATCGAGCTGTGGTCGCCCCGCCTATTCCAGGAATACCAGGCCAGCGGAAAGAAGTCCTCGGGAACGATCGAGGAACTGGCGAGCAGCTACTTCCGCCACCGCGACTAG